DNA from Nitriliruptor alkaliphilus DSM 45188:
GCCGCGTGTCCACCCGCGACGCGGGTCGCTCACGGCCGCAGCCAGCAGGAACCACACCGCGAAGAGGTGCGCGACCCGCGTCGCCGCCGCCAGGTGGGTGTGGGGGGTCGCGAGGCCCCCGTCGGCGGCGCCACCGACCAGGTACCCGAGCTCGTGACCGCCGACCACCCCGAGGAGCGCGACGCCCAGCACCGCGAGCCCGCGACGGGCGGCACCGACGTTCCGGGCGATCACACTGCCTCCGGTCTCGGGTCCGGCGTCGCCGTCGGACGGCAGCGAGGCTAGCCACGCGTGCGCCCGACCCCACCGCGTCGCCGTGCGCGGTGACCGGCGCGGGTGATGCTGAGCGCCCGCCTGGGCTGGTCGGCGTCCCGGTCCGTGACGGCTTCGTCACGGACCGAGCGGGTCCAGGAGACGGCGTCCCGACGGGTCACCGCGCGTTCGGCGCACTCCTGGGGTCCCGGCCCTCAGCCCGGCTCCAGCGCCACACCGACGCTGCCCGGGTACGTGGACCCTCCACCGTGAGAACTGCCCTGGAGTTCGAATGCGCAAGCGCACCGCCGGGACCCTGCTGACCGCCATCCTCCTCACGATGGCGATGGTCGGGACCGCTACGGCGATCACCACGATCGGCAACGCCGCGACCGACCGCGGCAAGGTCGACACGTGGAGCAACTTCACGATCGTGGACACCAACAACCCCGCCTCGGGCGAGGGGAGCTTCTCCGAGGTCGAGTTCTACGCCCACCAGGCCGGGGTCATCCGCTTCCTGGTCGCCGACGCCGGCAAGGTCGTCACCTACCTCTCCGACCCGATCGACGTCAGCACCGCCGGGGAGCAGACGGCCATCTTGTCCGTCGATGGCGTCGCGACGCCTGCCGGCGTCACCACTGGCAGCAACCTCGGGGTCTACTCGCAGGGCGAGGGCGTCGTCAGCTTCGAGTACGCCGGTGACGCCCCGGCGTACTTCACCGGCTTCGAGTCCGGGCTGAAGGACGTAGGTGAGAACCTCGGCGATTCACAAGTGGGTGCCTCGGAGCGGTTCTACTCGATGAACGCGACCATCACCCCTGCGGGGCCGGCCACCAAGGACGCGTGCAAGGACGGCGGGTGGGAGTCGTTCACCCTCAACGAGTTCCGCAACCAGGGCGAGTGCGTCTCGTACCTGATGGCCAACGAACGCGCCGGGAAGGGCTGAGCCTCACCTGAACCTCGACGACGGCGGGCGGCCCAGCGGGTCGCCCGCCGGCCTCGTCGAGACGCCCGGCGAGGTCCACGGCCGTCGGGTGGTCCTCGTTCGGCACCTCAAGGACCGACCGGGTGAACGCGAGACCAGCGGCAACCACCAGCACGACGATCCCGTCCCGAAGCAGGCTGCGGTCACGCGCCCGCGACGAGCGGCTAGATCTGCCGACGCAGCATCAGTGGCATCAGCTCGCGGACCTGCCCGGTGAGTTCGTCGAGCGATCGCTCTGGCTCACCGCCCAGGTAGCCGAGCAGTGCCTGCTGGAACAGCCCGTCGAGCATGCCGTACGCGGCGTTGGCCGTGACCGCCGGCTCAGCCCCGGAGACCTCGGCGTACCGCGAGATCACCCGCCAGACCATCTCCTCCAGCGTCCTGTCGATCTGGCGTACCGCGTCCCGCAGGTTCTCCTCGAACATGCTCTGGGAACGCAGGTCGTACCAGAGGCGGTGCATCGGGGCCTCGTCGACGAGCGTCTCGCGGAGCTTGGCCGCGAACGCCTCGATCAGCTCGTCCGGCGTCGTGGAATCGGCGACCACGCCGTCGTACCGCTGCACGCAGGTCGCCTTGTACTGCCTGACGCAGTAGACGATCAGGTCGAGCTTGTCGGCGAAGTAGTAGTGCACCACCCCGTGGGTGAACTCGGAGTTGTTGGCGATCTCGCGCAGGGATGACCTCGCGTAGCCGAGGTCCCCCAAGGTGCGTAGCGCGGAGTCGGCGAGGGCGCGTCGCCGCTCGTCGTGCTTGTCGATGGGGTTGCGCCGGACGGTCGAGGTGGCCATCCGCTCGCTCCTTCCATGGCCGTGGGCGGCAGTGTAGCTGCCGCTTGACGACTGACATGGTTTCTCTGAACGAGTGTCCAGAGAAAGCTTGACAAGTGACTAGAGATGGCCGAGTGTGCGCCGAGTCACCACCCACATCAAGGAGCGACACATGGCCCGGATCGATCTGAGCGGACGCGCTGCCCTCGTGACCGGCGGCGCGCAGGGACTCGGCGAAGGGATGGCCCACGCGCTGGCCGACGCCGGCGCGCGGGTCGTCGTCGCCGACATCAAGGAGGAACTCGGCGCGAAGGTGGCCGAGTCCCTCGGCGAGAGCCACGGGTTCGTGCGTCTCGACGTCACCGACGATGCGTCCTGGGAAGCGGGTGTCGCCACCGCGATCGAGCACCTCGGTGGCCTCGACATCGTGGTCAACAACGCCGGGGTGGAGATCACCAGCCTCCTGGTCGACCTCGACCCCGAGCAGGCCATGCGGATGCTGGAGGTGAACGTGCTCGGCACCGCGCTGGGTCTCAAGCACGCGTTCCGTGCGATGCGGCCCGGCGGCCCGGCCGGTGACGGCGGCAGCGTCGTCAACATCGCGTCGGTGGCCGCGACGATCGCGTTCCCCTCGATCTCGATGTACTCGGCGAGCAAGTCCGCGGTCGATCGGCTCACGCGTGTGGCTGCCATGGAGAGCGGCAAGCTCGGCTACGGCGTCCGGGTCAACTGCCTGTACCCGGGTCTGGTGGCCAACGAGATGGGTGCGGGCCTGGCCGGTGACGTCGCCCGGCTCGGCCTGTTCGCCTCGCCCGAGGAGGCCGTGGGCGCGGTGATCGACCTCACCCCGTCGGGCCGGCTCGCGAGCACCGAGGACATCGCCGACGCGGTGGTCTTCCTCGCCTCCGACCGGGCGGCCTTCATCAACGGCGTCGGCCTCCCGGTCGACGGCGGCATGGGCATGTGACCCCAACCCCACCGACACGAGGAACCGACATGACCACCAAGCCCGTCGTCGTCTACGGCGCCTCCGGCTACACCGGCCGGCTGATCTGCGAGTACCTGCGTGACTACAACGTCCCCTTCGTCGCCGCCGGACGGGACGGCGCCAAGCTGAAGACGTCCATGGAGTCCCACGTGGCCGGCATCGAGACCGCCGACTACGAGATCGTCGAGGTCGCTCACGACGTCGAGTCGCTGACCGAGCTGTTCCGTGGCGCACGCGTCGTCTGCAACACGGTCGGTCCCTTCAGCCGCTTCGGCCCGGCCGTCGTCGAGGCATGTCTTGCCGCCGGCGCCCACTACCTCGACACCACCGGTGAGCAGGACTGGGTGATGGCCTGCGACGAGGAGTACGGCGAGCGGTTCGCCGCCGCCGGATCGCTCCTCGCGCCCGGCATCGCGCAGATGTACACCACCGGGGAGATCGCGGCGGAGCTGTGCCTCGAGAAGCCCGGCCTGGACACCCTGGACATCGCGGTCTTCTGGGGTGGTAGCCCGACCATCGCCTCGACCCAGACGATCCTGTTCAACGCCGCGCTCGCCGGCGCGAACTTCCTCGAGCAGAACCAGTACGTCCCGCACGACCCCGACGCCGGTCACTACAACCTGGTCATCCCCGGCCAGCACGAGCTCGGTCTGGCGCTGCCGTGGGGCGGTACCTCGCACCCGGTCTGGTACCGTAAGGACCCACGTGTGGCGAACTGCAAGGCGCTCGGTGGCGTCTTCGATCGTGCGCTGATGCTCGGCGTGCCGCAGATCGTCGGGGCGGCCGTCGAGGCCACCAAGGACATGGCCGTCGAAGACAAGTACGCCGCTCTCGAGGCCACCGCCGCGCAGGTGATGAACGTGATGCCCCCGCGCGAGAACCGGCGGCGCAACAAGTCCCTCGACTCGGTGCACGCATCGGGTCCTCTCGGCCGTGCGCACTGCGTCATCCACGGCAACCAGAACTACAAGCAGACCGCCCTGTTGCAGGCGTTCGCGGCCTACTCGCTGCTCCAACAGCCACCGAAGCGGGCCGGTTTCGCCTCGGGCTGCCAGGCGTTCGGTCACCGCGAACTGCTCGGCGAGCTGCTCGCGTTCGGCCTGGTCGCCGAGCCCGTCCTGACCACACAGCGCTGACATGCGGCTGGTCGACTACCTGGACAAGGGGGCGTCGCTCGACGCCGACGCCCCCTGCCTCATCCGCGACGGTGAGGTCGCGACGTACGCCGACGTGCAGCAGCTCAGCGATCGCATCGCGTCAGCACTCGCCGCGGACGGCGTGGAGCCGGGCGAGAAGGTCGCCATCCTGTCGAGCAACGATCCAACCGCGTTCACCTGCGTCTTCGGGATCAGCCGCGCTGGCGCCGTTTGGTGTCCGATCAACCCCCGCAACGAGGCCACGGAGAACCGCGACCTGCTCGCGCTGTTGGGTTGCTCCGTGCTGATCTTCCAGGCGGCGTTCGCACCGCTGGTCGACGCCATCCGACGGGACCTGCCGCACCTGCGGACCCTGGTCTGCTTGGACGCGGACGTCGCATGGGCGGTCTCCTGGGACGACTACCTCACGCTCGGCACCGAGCCGGTCGACCGGACCCCGCTCGAGGATCTGGCGATGGTCGTCGGGACCGGCGGCACCACCGGCCGCCCGAAGGGCGTGATGCTCACCGGCACGAACATCGAGACGATGACCGCGATCACGCTGATGAGCTACCCCTGGGAGGGGACGCCGGTCTACCTCGCGTTGGCGCCTCTGACCCATGCTGCCGGTGTGCTGTGTTTCCCGGTGCTGTGCCACGGAGGCTCGATCGTCATCATGCCCACGCCGGATGTCGGTGGGTTCCTCGAGAACATCGAGCAGTTCGGCGTTACCCACACCTTCCTGCCGCCGACGCTGATCTACCTCGTCCTGGACCACCCCGGGCTCGGCTCTCACGACCTGCGTTCCCTCCAGTGCTTCTGGTACGGCGCGGCACCGATGTCGGCGACGAGGCTGGAGGAGGCGCTCCACCGCATCGGCCCCGTGATGGCCCAGCTCTTCGGGCAGACGGAGGCCCCGATGATGATCTCGACGATGTCGCCCCGTGATCACCTCCGTGCGGACGGCACCGTCGCCACCGAGCGGCTCACGTCAGCCGGGCGCCCGGCACCGCTGGTGACGGTCGCCATCATGGACGAGCAGGGGCGAACACTGGCCCGCGGCGAACGCGGGGAGATCGTCGTCCGTAGCTCGCTGGTCATGCGGGGCTACTACGAGGACCCCGAGGCGACCGCGGAGGCGAGCGCCCACGGCTGGCACCACACCGGCGACATCGGCTACCTCGACGAGGACGGGTACCTGTTCATCGTCGACCGAGCCAAGGACGTGGTGATCACCGGCGGCTTCAACGTGTACTCGGCCGAGGTCGAGCGGGCGCTGATGGCTCACCCCGCCGTCGCCGACTGCGCCGTCATCGGCCTCCCCGACGAGAAGTGGGGTGAGCGGCTCACGGCCGTGATCACCGTCCGTCCCGGTCAGGCGGTGGACCCGGTCGAGCTCCAAGCGTTCGTCAAGACCCGGCTGGGCAGCGTCAAGACGCCGAAGCAGATCGAGACCTGGGTCGACCTGCCGCGCTCCAAGGTCGGCAAGGTCCTGAAGACCGAGATCAAGGCGCAGCTGGGCTAGCGCTAGCGCCTGCAGGGCGGTGCCGCAGGCGCCCAGCTCCGGCGGGCGAGGCGCGCACCGAACCCGTGGTGGCCCGCACGCCAGGCTCCACCGTGGCACGCCCGGCGGGGGCCGTTCAGGTCTCCGCGTAGCCCAGGCCCCTCGAGGCCAGTGCGTCGCCGAGGATGCGGATCGCCTTCGGGCCGACGCCGTGGATCGCCAGCAGCTCCTGCTGGGAGTGCGCAGCCACCTGCTCGAGGCTCGTGATGCCGTGGTGAGCGAGCTCGCGCGCGGCGGTCTTGCCG
Protein-coding regions in this window:
- a CDS encoding TetR/AcrR family transcriptional regulator, which translates into the protein MATSTVRRNPIDKHDERRRALADSALRTLGDLGYARSSLREIANNSEFTHGVVHYYFADKLDLIVYCVRQYKATCVQRYDGVVADSTTPDELIEAFAAKLRETLVDEAPMHRLWYDLRSQSMFEENLRDAVRQIDRTLEEMVWRVISRYAEVSGAEPAVTANAAYGMLDGLFQQALLGYLGGEPERSLDELTGQVRELMPLMLRRQI
- a CDS encoding SDR family NAD(P)-dependent oxidoreductase, which encodes MARIDLSGRAALVTGGAQGLGEGMAHALADAGARVVVADIKEELGAKVAESLGESHGFVRLDVTDDASWEAGVATAIEHLGGLDIVVNNAGVEITSLLVDLDPEQAMRMLEVNVLGTALGLKHAFRAMRPGGPAGDGGSVVNIASVAATIAFPSISMYSASKSAVDRLTRVAAMESGKLGYGVRVNCLYPGLVANEMGAGLAGDVARLGLFASPEEAVGAVIDLTPSGRLASTEDIADAVVFLASDRAAFINGVGLPVDGGMGM
- a CDS encoding DUF5938 domain-containing protein, which encodes MTTKPVVVYGASGYTGRLICEYLRDYNVPFVAAGRDGAKLKTSMESHVAGIETADYEIVEVAHDVESLTELFRGARVVCNTVGPFSRFGPAVVEACLAAGAHYLDTTGEQDWVMACDEEYGERFAAAGSLLAPGIAQMYTTGEIAAELCLEKPGLDTLDIAVFWGGSPTIASTQTILFNAALAGANFLEQNQYVPHDPDAGHYNLVIPGQHELGLALPWGGTSHPVWYRKDPRVANCKALGGVFDRALMLGVPQIVGAAVEATKDMAVEDKYAALEATAAQVMNVMPPRENRRRNKSLDSVHASGPLGRAHCVIHGNQNYKQTALLQAFAAYSLLQQPPKRAGFASGCQAFGHRELLGELLAFGLVAEPVLTTQR
- a CDS encoding acyl-CoA synthetase — translated: MRLVDYLDKGASLDADAPCLIRDGEVATYADVQQLSDRIASALAADGVEPGEKVAILSSNDPTAFTCVFGISRAGAVWCPINPRNEATENRDLLALLGCSVLIFQAAFAPLVDAIRRDLPHLRTLVCLDADVAWAVSWDDYLTLGTEPVDRTPLEDLAMVVGTGGTTGRPKGVMLTGTNIETMTAITLMSYPWEGTPVYLALAPLTHAAGVLCFPVLCHGGSIVIMPTPDVGGFLENIEQFGVTHTFLPPTLIYLVLDHPGLGSHDLRSLQCFWYGAAPMSATRLEEALHRIGPVMAQLFGQTEAPMMISTMSPRDHLRADGTVATERLTSAGRPAPLVTVAIMDEQGRTLARGERGEIVVRSSLVMRGYYEDPEATAEASAHGWHHTGDIGYLDEDGYLFIVDRAKDVVITGGFNVYSAEVERALMAHPAVADCAVIGLPDEKWGERLTAVITVRPGQAVDPVELQAFVKTRLGSVKTPKQIETWVDLPRSKVGKVLKTEIKAQLG
- a CDS encoding helix-hairpin-helix domain-containing protein; the encoded protein is MADTPDVRPVGDLPGAIGKTAARELAHHGITSLEQVAAHSQQELLAIHGVGPKAIRILGDALASRGLGYAET